In a single window of the Planctomycetia bacterium genome:
- a CDS encoding S8 family serine peptidase: protein MNMRSENRNGKRLKSGFTTALAALVVQVALARTEAVAADSANGPTMEARIVEAQAITEQFDAGSETVEVLVNLRLPATNRSNAVLGAAGDFAAQRTTVAAAQTTLMTRMAPGEFMLHHNMENQATMWVSVTRAGLESLRNDPSVESVEPVRILEAHDVQGLALMNAAATRATHGGAGVAIAVCDTGIDYTHPQLGNGGFPNAKVLGGFDFGDNDADPRPNGESHGTACAGIAAGDVANIGDYNGGVAPQAKLYALKISTGNTGSATDAAMIAAWDWCVTHRNDNPNFPIKVISTSFGGGRALGNCDADVPAMATAAQNAMAAGITLLVSSGNEGYCDAMGWPACISGVLSVGAVYDANVGDGMAFVVAPESCTPDKRSDANSPTGYIGVDMTTAADQVTCYSNTSSGLTLFAPSHMAFTTSIRGTGNDATRNFETDFGGTSAACPYAAGAVAALQSAAKATTGQFLTPAQVKQMLTSTGDNVTDHKANITKPRVNLGNAIAGLSGGTPNPNPNPTPEPAPNPVDDAYEPNNTVEQAAQIQAGTFDLKCLDSDIFKLRTSTGRLTVSIQGSTGDLDLYVVLTKNGQTVVAKSETESSNEFVEVQVTDGDQFIEVVPYQGQTSDYRMTVSFVPENARVVPEPPSSEIPCSSGMCGVGCQASLMALAVGFMGQRRMRVRRKGLRTWSPRSAAVDSAGGQN, encoded by the coding sequence ATGAACATGCGAAGTGAAAACAGAAACGGGAAGCGACTCAAGTCGGGGTTCACGACGGCTCTTGCGGCCCTCGTTGTTCAAGTGGCCCTCGCTCGAACGGAAGCGGTCGCCGCCGACAGCGCAAACGGCCCGACGATGGAGGCCAGGATTGTCGAAGCTCAGGCGATTACCGAGCAGTTCGACGCCGGATCGGAGACGGTTGAAGTGCTGGTCAACCTGAGGTTGCCGGCGACGAATCGAAGCAATGCCGTACTGGGCGCGGCCGGCGATTTCGCGGCGCAGCGCACGACGGTCGCGGCCGCTCAGACGACGCTGATGACGAGAATGGCGCCCGGCGAATTCATGCTGCATCACAATATGGAGAACCAGGCGACGATGTGGGTCTCCGTCACGCGTGCGGGCTTGGAATCGCTGCGGAACGATCCGAGCGTTGAGTCGGTTGAGCCGGTTCGCATTCTCGAAGCGCACGACGTACAGGGACTTGCCCTGATGAATGCCGCGGCTACACGCGCCACTCACGGTGGGGCGGGCGTGGCCATCGCCGTCTGCGATACGGGCATCGACTACACGCACCCGCAACTTGGTAACGGCGGCTTTCCGAATGCCAAGGTGCTCGGCGGTTTCGATTTTGGCGATAACGATGCCGACCCCCGGCCCAATGGTGAGAGCCACGGCACGGCGTGCGCGGGCATCGCGGCCGGTGACGTCGCCAACATCGGCGACTACAACGGCGGCGTCGCGCCGCAGGCCAAGCTCTATGCCTTGAAGATATCCACGGGCAACACGGGCAGCGCCACGGATGCCGCGATGATCGCCGCCTGGGACTGGTGCGTGACGCATCGCAACGACAATCCAAACTTCCCGATCAAGGTGATCAGCACCAGCTTCGGCGGCGGCCGGGCCCTTGGAAATTGCGATGCGGACGTCCCGGCGATGGCCACCGCGGCGCAGAACGCGATGGCGGCGGGCATCACGCTGCTGGTTTCTTCGGGCAATGAGGGTTACTGCGACGCGATGGGCTGGCCGGCCTGCATCAGCGGAGTTTTGTCGGTGGGCGCGGTGTATGACGCGAACGTCGGCGACGGGATGGCCTTTGTCGTGGCACCGGAGTCCTGCACGCCTGACAAGCGGAGTGACGCCAACAGCCCGACGGGCTACATCGGCGTTGACATGACGACGGCGGCCGACCAGGTGACGTGCTACTCGAACACGTCGAGCGGCCTGACGCTGTTTGCCCCCTCGCACATGGCGTTCACGACTTCGATCCGCGGCACGGGTAATGACGCCACGCGAAACTTCGAGACTGATTTCGGCGGAACGTCCGCAGCCTGCCCTTACGCAGCCGGCGCGGTGGCGGCGCTGCAGTCCGCGGCGAAGGCGACGACGGGACAGTTCCTTACGCCGGCGCAGGTGAAGCAGATGCTCACCTCGACGGGCGACAACGTCACCGACCACAAGGCCAACATCACGAAGCCGCGGGTCAACCTCGGAAACGCCATCGCCGGATTGTCGGGCGGCACGCCGAATCCGAACCCGAATCCGACGCCTGAGCCGGCGCCGAACCCCGTCGACGACGCGTACGAGCCGAACAACACCGTTGAGCAGGCGGCACAGATTCAGGCCGGGACGTTTGATCTGAAGTGCCTCGATAGTGACATCTTCAAGCTGCGAACGAGCACGGGACGGTTGACGGTCTCGATCCAGGGCTCGACGGGCGACCTCGATCTCTACGTCGTCCTGACCAAGAATGGCCAGACAGTGGTTGCCAAGTCCGAGACGGAATCGTCGAACGAGTTCGTGGAGGTGCAGGTCACCGACGGCGACCAGTTCATCGAGGTTGTTCCCTACCAGGGGCAGACCAGCGACTACCGCATGACCGTGAGCTTTGTCCCCGAGAATGCCCGCGTGGTCCCTGAGCCGCCGTCTTCGGAGATTCCATGCAGCTCGGGCATGTGCGGCGTCGGATGCCAAGCCAGTCTCATGGCACTGGCGGTCGGCTTCATGGGTCAGCGGCGAATGCGGGTTCGCCGCAAGGGCCTGCGAACCTGGTCCCCCCGGTCGGCGGCAGTTGATTCCGCAGGCGGGCAGAATTAG
- a CDS encoding alkaline phosphatase family protein yields MPTKILPVLFLIFATAGTAGVEEPLKIVAGPMFSVVDTTHLAVWVQTNRPERLVFSMNRVSRDAAKLLAENLSREIHTSAERRNIACVIVPIPPPGEYEFSFSAGTKPPDEFKMILDARFRLRTPPLYGESGRYTIAFGSCSHQEKFGEHQPIWDAIVRKKPDCFLFIGDNIYLPNRLEEFPGKRDGVLKLYCDRYDHQRQMPEMQVLLRSTISFALWDDHDFGGNNSDRTWPWKGVAFEALNLYFPNNYGLPDAKGCFYRFAWGDIDVFMTDDRTFRDPNDDPNRKTFLGEKQLAWLKDGLAQSKASFKLIVCGNQILADTHPHESWGVQFRPERDAFLDWLWEKKITGVIFLSGDRHFAELTRKRAPKGRGGDLWDLTSSPLANEVYKDGPTFESADRVAAYSDGVNFGVLDFDTTGKHRHVVLCVMDVNGKEVIRRRVELP; encoded by the coding sequence ATGCCAACGAAGATACTGCCGGTTCTCTTTTTGATCTTCGCTACGGCCGGAACAGCCGGCGTGGAAGAGCCGCTCAAGATCGTGGCCGGGCCGATGTTTTCCGTGGTGGACACGACACATCTAGCCGTCTGGGTGCAAACCAATCGGCCTGAGAGATTGGTGTTTTCAATGAATCGAGTATCGCGAGATGCGGCGAAGCTGTTGGCCGAGAATCTTAGCAGGGAGATTCATACTTCAGCCGAACGACGAAATATCGCTTGCGTGATCGTGCCGATTCCGCCTCCGGGGGAGTATGAATTCAGCTTCAGCGCAGGGACGAAGCCCCCGGATGAGTTCAAGATGATCCTGGATGCCCGCTTCAGGCTAAGGACGCCTCCGCTGTATGGCGAATCCGGCCGTTACACGATTGCCTTTGGCTCCTGTTCGCATCAGGAGAAGTTTGGCGAGCATCAGCCGATCTGGGATGCGATCGTGAGGAAGAAGCCGGATTGCTTTCTCTTTATCGGCGACAACATTTATCTGCCGAACAGGCTCGAGGAGTTCCCCGGGAAGCGCGACGGGGTGCTCAAGCTCTATTGCGATCGTTACGACCACCAGCGGCAGATGCCCGAGATGCAGGTACTGTTGCGTTCGACGATCTCTTTCGCACTTTGGGACGACCACGACTTCGGCGGGAACAACAGCGACCGGACATGGCCGTGGAAGGGTGTCGCCTTCGAGGCACTAAATCTCTACTTTCCCAACAACTACGGCCTGCCGGATGCGAAGGGATGCTTTTACAGATTTGCATGGGGCGATATCGATGTCTTCATGACGGACGACCGTACGTTTCGCGATCCGAATGATGACCCGAATCGCAAGACATTTCTCGGCGAGAAGCAGCTTGCATGGCTGAAGGACGGCCTTGCTCAGTCGAAGGCGAGCTTCAAGTTGATTGTGTGCGGCAATCAGATACTTGCTGACACGCATCCGCACGAGTCGTGGGGCGTGCAGTTTCGCCCGGAGCGGGATGCGTTTCTGGACTGGCTCTGGGAGAAGAAGATCACAGGCGTGATCTTTTTGTCGGGCGATCGTCACTTCGCCGAATTGACGCGAAAGCGCGCCCCCAAGGGCAGGGGCGGCGACCTATGGGATCTGACGAGTTCTCCGCTGGCGAATGAGGTGTACAAGGACGGCCCGACGTTTGAAAGCGCTGATCGCGTCGCGGCCTACAGCGACGGCGTGAATTTCGGCGTCCTGGACTTTGACACGACCGGCAAGCATCGTCACGTTGTTCTGTGCGTTATGGATGTCAATGGCAAAGAAGTGATTCGCCGGCGTGTTGAACTCCCGTAG
- a CDS encoding DUF1579 domain-containing protein gives MALVAVTATVTTRVVSEEKGDQPKMSPEEQKMMEARIKATSPGEHHKHLMKLVGTWSAKAKFWMRPDDKPNEGQGTATWKSIMGGRYVMLNYDGNSAAMGPFQGISITGYDNITKQYTDVWVDSMSTAPFISHGTCDASGKTFQYKGEFIDPMTGKKSANRSVMRMVSDTEMRFDVYDFGPDGKEFQSLEITYTKK, from the coding sequence ATGGCGCTGGTCGCGGTGACGGCGACGGTGACAACGCGGGTCGTCTCGGAAGAAAAGGGCGATCAGCCAAAGATGAGCCCGGAGGAACAGAAGATGATGGAGGCGCGGATAAAGGCAACATCCCCGGGCGAGCACCACAAGCACCTGATGAAACTGGTCGGCACATGGTCGGCGAAGGCGAAGTTCTGGATGAGACCGGACGACAAGCCGAACGAGGGACAAGGCACGGCCACGTGGAAGTCAATCATGGGCGGTCGCTATGTGATGCTGAACTATGACGGTAATTCGGCCGCGATGGGCCCATTTCAAGGCATTAGTATTACCGGCTACGACAACATAACGAAACAGTATACGGATGTGTGGGTTGACTCGATGAGCACGGCTCCGTTTATTTCGCACGGAACCTGTGACGCTTCAGGTAAGACCTTCCAATACAAAGGCGAGTTCATTGACCCAATGACCGGGAAGAAGTCGGCAAATCGGTCCGTAATGCGCATGGTCAGCGATACCGAGATGCGCTTCGACGTGTACGATTTCGGCCCTGATGGCAAGGAATTCCAGAGCCTCGAAATCACCTACACAAAGAAATAG
- a CDS encoding DedA family protein → MHRRLYDWVLHWAHTPHGAIALFLLAFAESSFFPVPPDVLLIALVLGARQKWWRFAATCTVASVFGGIGGYLIGLGLMDTVGQKIIAFYHAEKYYEQVTGWYQQYDYWIVFIAAFTPIPYKVFTIASGAFHMNVIGFALVSVVGRGMRFFIVAALLYKFGPPMQRFIDKYFNLLCLTFVILLVGGFAVIKLF, encoded by the coding sequence TTGCATCGACGGTTGTACGATTGGGTTCTTCATTGGGCCCATACGCCGCACGGGGCCATTGCTCTTTTCCTGCTGGCCTTCGCCGAGTCCAGCTTTTTTCCCGTCCCACCGGATGTTCTGCTGATCGCCCTGGTGCTGGGCGCCCGGCAGAAGTGGTGGAGGTTCGCCGCGACCTGCACCGTCGCCAGCGTTTTCGGCGGAATCGGCGGATATCTCATCGGTTTGGGACTCATGGACACGGTGGGGCAGAAGATCATCGCGTTTTACCATGCCGAAAAATATTACGAGCAGGTGACCGGCTGGTATCAGCAGTACGACTACTGGATCGTCTTTATCGCCGCCTTCACGCCGATCCCGTATAAGGTTTTCACCATTGCCTCGGGCGCCTTTCACATGAACGTGATCGGTTTCGCGCTTGTCTCGGTCGTCGGCCGGGGCATGAGGTTTTTCATTGTTGCCGCGCTGCTTTATAAATTCGGCCCGCCGATGCAGCGGTTTATTGATAAATATTTCAATCTGCTTTGTCTCACGTTTGTCATTCTCCTTGTCGGTGGATTCGCGGTTATCAAGCTGTTTTGA
- a CDS encoding phosphoribosylformylglycinamidine synthase subunit PurS has translation MGLWRFKVSPAPDRADPLGASTLQMLREFSIRSVQAVRSAKLFLIEFDGLDHLSETKAARRIADELLTDPVIETCSLLLRGDQIPEAEGALSIEVHLKPGVMDSVAQSTAFALADMGITASSVRTAHRFELLPIPDDAELRRIPRLLGNDCIEDVIVGSRPIEPPPSPPIYRFALRHIEMTPLAEAELLKLSREGHLFLSLPEMLAIQSHFKACGREPTDIELETLAQTWSEHCVHKTLKSPILYRGEPMPSIHPLQSDTPRREIRYANLLKDTIARATAELMAEGRGPHCLSVFKDNAGIIAFDDDWAVAIKVETHNHPSAIEPYGGAATGVGGVIRDVLGCGLGAKPIANTDVFCVAQPNWPVDSVPKGVIHPRTVLRGITAGVRDYGNCMGIPTVNGAVRFDPRYLGNPLVFCGCVGVIPRDRIEKQVKPGDAIVVIGGRTGRDGIHGATFSSAELTDTHEDEFSHAVQIGSPIEEKKVLDLIVRARDYNDGGVRRCLFSSITDCGAGGLSSAIGEMAEGLGAEVDLEKVPLKYAGLRYDEIWISESQERMVLAVSPGDVDKLLALAEAEEVEATAIGRFTENGRLTIRYCGHVVGELDLRFLHEGLPKSELIAEWEKPDPAAGASTASVSDPVAIGAELLRRLAQLNIASKHWLIHQYDHEVQSRTSVRPLVARHEGPSDAAVIRPRLDSDAAVAIGCGLNPDLSATDPYWMAIASIDEALRNVVCVGGDPARTAILDNFCWPRVDNPINLGALVRACQACYDMASAYGLPFISGKDSLNNEFALDPADVELVRTAAALLDEAAPDSDHVIVDGRVAIPYTLLISALSIVDDVKRCTTSDLKSGGTQVYLLGRPMRLGDSPASLPPFDAATALRTHLSVARLIRDGVALAVHDVSDGGPLTALAEMCFGGWRECTLNTNGLPAEQHFVEAPAMYLVQVSDARTGDFDRITADIETRHYATVKCEEIPEPALVMDVDNEGHRLPLDDLYHAWRHPLDW, from the coding sequence ATGGGACTATGGCGCTTTAAGGTTTCCCCTGCCCCCGATCGAGCGGACCCGCTTGGCGCGAGCACTCTCCAGATGCTGCGCGAGTTCAGCATTCGCTCAGTTCAGGCCGTTCGGTCGGCAAAACTCTTCCTCATCGAGTTCGACGGACTGGATCATTTAAGTGAGACCAAGGCAGCCCGGCGCATCGCCGACGAACTCCTGACGGACCCCGTCATCGAAACCTGTTCCTTGCTCCTCAGGGGTGATCAAATTCCCGAGGCCGAAGGGGCCTTGTCCATCGAAGTTCACCTGAAGCCCGGCGTCATGGACTCGGTGGCCCAGTCCACTGCCTTCGCCCTGGCGGATATGGGGATTACGGCGTCAAGCGTAAGAACCGCTCACCGCTTCGAGCTTTTGCCGATCCCGGATGACGCCGAACTAAGGCGCATACCCCGGCTCCTGGGGAATGACTGCATTGAAGACGTCATCGTTGGCTCGCGGCCGATCGAGCCGCCACCGTCACCCCCGATATACCGGTTTGCCCTCCGTCATATTGAGATGACCCCCCTCGCCGAGGCCGAGCTTCTCAAGCTGAGCAGAGAAGGACACCTATTCCTGTCGCTGCCCGAGATGCTCGCGATCCAGTCACATTTCAAGGCATGCGGTCGAGAGCCCACCGACATCGAACTGGAAACCCTGGCCCAGACCTGGTCGGAGCATTGCGTACACAAGACGCTCAAGAGCCCGATCCTGTATCGGGGCGAGCCGATGCCTTCGATCCACCCGCTCCAATCGGACACACCTCGCCGCGAGATTCGCTACGCCAACCTGCTCAAGGACACCATTGCCAGAGCAACGGCGGAACTGATGGCCGAAGGGCGGGGACCGCATTGCCTGTCCGTCTTCAAGGACAACGCGGGCATCATCGCCTTCGACGACGATTGGGCCGTCGCCATTAAGGTGGAAACACATAACCATCCATCAGCCATCGAGCCTTACGGCGGCGCCGCGACGGGCGTCGGCGGCGTCATCCGCGATGTCCTCGGCTGCGGTCTCGGCGCCAAGCCCATTGCCAATACCGACGTCTTCTGCGTCGCGCAGCCCAATTGGCCGGTGGACTCGGTACCCAAGGGCGTCATTCACCCGCGCACGGTGCTTCGGGGCATCACCGCCGGTGTGCGCGACTACGGCAACTGCATGGGCATTCCAACCGTCAACGGAGCGGTGCGGTTTGATCCGCGATACCTCGGGAACCCACTGGTCTTCTGCGGCTGCGTCGGCGTCATCCCGCGTGATCGCATTGAGAAACAGGTGAAACCGGGCGACGCGATTGTCGTCATTGGCGGCCGCACCGGCCGCGACGGCATTCACGGCGCAACCTTCAGCAGCGCCGAACTGACCGACACGCACGAGGACGAATTCTCCCACGCCGTGCAGATCGGCAGCCCTATTGAAGAGAAAAAAGTCCTCGACCTCATCGTGCGGGCACGCGACTACAACGACGGGGGGGTTCGACGATGTTTGTTCTCCTCGATCACCGATTGCGGCGCCGGCGGGCTTTCGTCTGCGATCGGTGAGATGGCCGAGGGCCTTGGCGCCGAGGTCGATCTGGAAAAGGTGCCCCTTAAATATGCCGGGCTGCGATACGACGAAATCTGGATCAGCGAGTCGCAGGAGCGGATGGTGCTGGCGGTATCACCGGGCGACGTGGACAAACTCCTGGCCCTGGCAGAAGCGGAAGAAGTCGAAGCCACGGCAATCGGCCGCTTCACCGAAAACGGACGCCTTACGATTCGATATTGCGGTCACGTCGTCGGCGAGCTCGACTTGCGATTCCTTCATGAGGGCTTGCCCAAGAGTGAGCTCATCGCCGAATGGGAAAAGCCCGATCCTGCGGCCGGCGCATCGACCGCATCGGTTTCCGATCCTGTCGCCATAGGGGCCGAGCTGCTTCGCCGCCTGGCACAACTGAACATCGCCTCCAAGCACTGGCTCATCCATCAATATGATCACGAAGTGCAATCGCGAACGTCTGTGCGCCCACTCGTTGCAAGGCACGAAGGGCCGTCGGACGCCGCGGTCATTCGTCCGCGATTGGACTCCGACGCCGCAGTGGCAATCGGCTGCGGACTCAATCCGGATTTGTCCGCAACCGATCCGTATTGGATGGCGATCGCGTCCATCGATGAGGCGCTGCGCAATGTCGTCTGCGTCGGCGGCGATCCGGCACGCACGGCGATCCTGGACAATTTCTGCTGGCCCCGTGTCGATAACCCAATCAACCTCGGAGCACTGGTTCGCGCATGCCAGGCCTGCTACGACATGGCCTCTGCGTACGGCCTGCCCTTTATCAGCGGTAAGGACTCGCTGAATAACGAATTCGCATTGGATCCGGCGGATGTTGAATTGGTCCGGACCGCGGCCGCGTTGCTCGACGAAGCGGCCCCCGATTCCGATCACGTCATCGTGGACGGTCGCGTTGCCATCCCGTATACGCTGCTGATCTCCGCCTTATCCATCGTCGATGATGTGAAACGCTGCACGACGTCTGATCTCAAGTCAGGCGGGACGCAAGTCTACCTGCTGGGTCGCCCGATGCGGCTCGGTGATTCGCCCGCCAGCCTGCCGCCTTTTGACGCGGCCACGGCGCTTCGGACTCACCTATCCGTCGCCCGACTGATCCGCGACGGCGTGGCCCTGGCGGTTCACGATGTGAGCGACGGCGGGCCGCTGACGGCGCTCGCCGAGATGTGCTTCGGCGGCTGGCGGGAATGCACGCTAAACACCAACGGCCTGCCGGCGGAGCAACACTTCGTCGAAGCCCCCGCCATGTATCTCGTGCAGGTATCCGACGCACGCACCGGAGATTTCGATCGAATCACCGCAGATATCGAAACGCGGCATTACGCGACCGTGAAATGCGAGGAAATTCCCGAGCCCGCCCTGGTGATGGACGTGGATAACGAAGGACATCGTCTGCCGCTCGATGACCTCTATCACGCTTGGCGACATCCGCTCGACTGGTAA
- a CDS encoding sodium:proton antiporter: MAWVAPFVALLLCIAVLPLIHKTEHWWHHNKNKLIVALALGLVTLAYYQFRGYGFGHGEHAASPGFSTVLSVLDHAVLAEFIPFISLLFSLYVISGGICVKGDIPAHPMTNVAFLAIGGVIASLVGTTGASMLLIRPLLATNSERKHIVHTVIFFIFIVSNVGGCLLPIGDPPLFLGFLKGVPFLWTLNLWKEWAVCLGALLVIYYFWDMAAYRKEEKRDIQRDETQVQKIRIEGKINFLFLGGVVLATALLDSSKPVPGTNYTPFPFLREIVQNAFVLLSLVMTGKSVRKDNNFSYTAILEVACLFIGIFICMQVPIEILNAKGASLGIDTPTKFFWATGMLSSFLDNAPTYVVFFETANALTHVHEPGTTIQLITGQIIQLDHLVAISIGAVFMGANTYIGNGPNFMVKSIAEHAGVKMPSFFGYMAYSCCILMPLFIALTFIFL; the protein is encoded by the coding sequence CTGGCCTGGGTCGCGCCATTCGTTGCCCTGCTCTTGTGCATCGCCGTCCTGCCGCTCATCCACAAGACTGAACATTGGTGGCATCACAACAAGAACAAGCTCATCGTTGCTCTGGCCCTCGGATTGGTCACGCTCGCCTATTACCAGTTTCGCGGCTACGGCTTCGGCCACGGCGAACACGCCGCCTCGCCGGGCTTTTCAACGGTTCTGTCGGTCCTCGACCATGCCGTCCTCGCCGAGTTTATCCCATTCATATCGCTGCTCTTTAGTCTGTACGTCATCTCCGGCGGCATCTGCGTCAAGGGAGACATCCCCGCGCATCCCATGACGAACGTCGCCTTCCTCGCCATCGGCGGCGTTATCGCCAGCCTCGTTGGAACAACCGGCGCGTCGATGCTCCTGATACGTCCGCTCCTGGCGACGAACTCCGAGCGCAAGCATATTGTTCACACGGTCATTTTCTTCATCTTCATCGTAAGCAATGTCGGGGGCTGTTTGCTGCCCATCGGCGATCCGCCGCTGTTTCTCGGATTCCTCAAGGGCGTGCCGTTTCTCTGGACCCTTAACCTCTGGAAGGAATGGGCCGTCTGCCTCGGCGCCCTGCTGGTCATCTACTACTTCTGGGACATGGCGGCCTATCGCAAAGAAGAGAAGCGCGACATTCAGCGCGACGAAACCCAGGTCCAGAAGATTCGCATCGAGGGAAAGATCAACTTCCTCTTCCTCGGTGGCGTCGTTCTTGCCACGGCTCTGCTCGACAGCAGCAAGCCGGTCCCCGGCACGAACTACACGCCCTTTCCCTTCCTTCGCGAGATCGTCCAGAACGCATTTGTGTTGCTCTCTCTTGTGATGACGGGCAAAAGCGTGCGCAAGGACAACAACTTCAGCTACACCGCCATCCTCGAAGTTGCGTGTCTCTTCATTGGCATCTTCATCTGCATGCAGGTGCCGATCGAAATCCTGAATGCCAAGGGCGCCAGCCTCGGCATCGATACGCCGACCAAGTTCTTCTGGGCCACGGGAATGCTCTCCAGTTTCCTCGATAACGCCCCGACCTATGTTGTCTTCTTCGAAACCGCCAATGCCCTGACCCACGTCCACGAGCCGGGCACAACAATCCAGCTCATCACCGGGCAGATCATTCAGCTCGACCATCTCGTGGCAATTTCCATCGGCGCGGTTTTCATGGGAGCGAACACCTACATCGGCAACGGCCCGAACTTCATGGTCAAGTCCATCGCCGAACACGCCGGCGTGAAAATGCCCAGCTTCTTCGGCTACATGGCCTATAGTTGCTGCATCCTCATGCCGCTGTTCATTGCGCTCACTTTCATCTTTCTCTGA
- the mutL gene encoding DNA mismatch repair endonuclease MutL — translation MPHIRKLDPSLVNKIAAGEVIERPASVVKELLENSLDAGATRIDVALEDGGVGLIRVTDNGRGMSPEDLPLAIAPHATSKISTSDDLFAINTLGFRGEALASIASVSHLRIVSRPEGQTEGCELIATDGQVQGPRACAAPTGTTIEIRNLFYNVPARRKFLKQGPTEFSHATEQLARLALAHPEVAFSLSHNGRSSRTLPVTTHRRERIGDFYGTELAACLLPIDRNERGVRIEALIAPPAQSRASSKWQYLFLNGRYITDRRITFAVREAFRGLVEHSRYPVVFIFLTTPPDAYDVNVHPTKIEVRWRDAGLIQSQVLAVLRETLLSHDLTPQLGFDRPALGPPGGEHQARSRQALADYLKSVDPTQARLGFVPPRFPSQSVRPSLRSSSTSRLHDPASGNAPPASRDGLSSPIPSGLAAPPAHPSNDPASLETAAPQDHLSAGAPPDAAAGSQVIQVHNTYLVAQTEEGIVIIDQHALHERILYERFRERILAGSLESQRLLIPPAFDASPAQVQAAEDHAELLSRIGVEVSPFGPKSLAVQCLPALLGEIDPADFVRDLLDKLADQDRIDSGADAPGHDARETLLHAALDMMACKAAVKAGDPLTQEEMLTLLDQRHVVDRSSNCPHGRPTTLQLSTRDLERQFKRT, via the coding sequence ATGCCGCACATCCGCAAACTCGACCCATCCCTCGTCAACAAGATCGCCGCCGGCGAGGTGATCGAGCGCCCTGCCTCCGTCGTGAAGGAACTCTTGGAGAATTCCCTCGACGCCGGCGCCACGCGCATCGACGTCGCCCTCGAAGACGGCGGCGTCGGCCTCATCCGCGTCACCGACAACGGCCGCGGCATGTCGCCCGAAGACCTCCCCCTGGCCATAGCCCCCCACGCCACCAGCAAGATTTCCACCAGCGACGACCTCTTCGCCATAAACACCCTCGGCTTTCGCGGCGAGGCGCTCGCGTCCATCGCCTCCGTCAGCCACCTGCGCATCGTCAGCCGTCCAGAGGGGCAGACTGAAGGCTGCGAGCTGATCGCTACCGACGGCCAGGTTCAGGGCCCCCGGGCCTGCGCCGCGCCGACCGGCACGACCATCGAAATCCGCAACCTGTTCTACAACGTCCCCGCCCGGCGAAAGTTCCTCAAGCAGGGCCCGACCGAGTTTTCCCACGCCACCGAGCAGCTTGCCCGGCTGGCCCTGGCCCATCCCGAAGTGGCCTTTAGCCTCTCGCACAACGGCCGCTCATCGCGCACCCTTCCGGTCACGACGCATCGCCGCGAGCGCATCGGCGATTTCTACGGCACAGAACTCGCCGCGTGTCTCTTGCCCATCGATCGGAACGAGCGCGGCGTTCGCATCGAGGCCCTGATCGCCCCCCCGGCCCAGTCTCGCGCCTCTTCTAAGTGGCAATATCTCTTCCTCAACGGCCGCTACATCACCGATCGCCGGATTACCTTCGCCGTGCGCGAGGCGTTTCGCGGCCTCGTCGAACACAGTCGCTACCCGGTGGTGTTCATCTTCCTGACCACCCCGCCCGACGCCTACGACGTGAACGTACATCCGACAAAGATTGAGGTCCGCTGGCGCGACGCCGGACTGATCCAGTCGCAGGTACTCGCCGTCCTGCGTGAGACGCTCTTGTCGCACGACCTGACGCCGCAACTCGGCTTCGACCGCCCGGCCTTGGGCCCCCCCGGTGGAGAGCATCAGGCGCGAAGTCGCCAGGCGCTGGCCGACTATCTCAAATCCGTCGACCCCACCCAGGCCCGGCTGGGGTTCGTGCCGCCGAGGTTCCCCAGCCAGAGCGTCCGGCCGTCGCTTCGCAGTTCGTCGACCAGCAGATTGCACGACCCGGCGTCCGGCAATGCGCCCCCGGCCAGTCGCGATGGCTTGTCGTCACCGATCCCGTCCGGCCTTGCCGCCCCACCTGCGCATCCTTCCAATGATCCCGCTTCCCTCGAAACCGCGGCGCCGCAGGACCATCTCTCCGCCGGCGCGCCGCCCGATGCCGCCGCCGGTTCGCAGGTCATCCAGGTTCACAATACCTACCTCGTCGCCCAGACCGAAGAAGGCATCGTCATCATCGATCAGCACGCCCTGCACGAGCGGATTCTCTACGAGCGGTTTCGCGAGCGCATCCTTGCCGGCTCACTGGAAAGCCAGCGCCTGCTCATCCCCCCCGCCTTCGACGCATCCCCGGCCCAGGTGCAGGCCGCCGAAGATCATGCAGAGCTGCTTTCGCGCATCGGCGTTGAAGTCTCTCCCTTTGGGCCCAAATCGCTCGCCGTGCAGTGTCTCCCGGCCCTCCTGGGCGAGATCGACCCCGCCGACTTCGTGCGCGACCTGCTCGACAAGCTGGCCGACCAGGACCGCATCGACTCCGGCGCCGACGCGCCGGGCCACGATGCCCGCGAGACACTGCTCCACGCCGCCCTCGACATGATGGCCTGCAAAGCCGCGGTCAAAGCCGGCGACCCGCTCACCCAGGAAGAAATGCTCACCCTTCTCGATCAGCGGCACGTCGTCGATCGATCCAGCAACTGCCCCCACGGCCGCCCGACAACGCTTCAACTCTCCACCCGCGACCTCGAGAGACAATTCAAGAGAACCTGA